The Micromonospora sp. WMMD961 genome has a segment encoding these proteins:
- the selB gene encoding selenocysteine-specific translation elongation factor, whose product MFVVATAGHVDHGKSTLVRALTGMEPDRWAEERRRGMTIDLGFAWTTLPSGGTVAFVDVPGHERFVPNMLAGVGPVPAALIVVSADEGWMPQSAEHLAALDALGVAYGLLAVTRADLADPGPATAHARAEIAATSLGAVPAVAVSGLTGAGLPELRSALDRLAARVPAPLVDDPVRLWVDRSFTVRGSGTVVTGTLGGGRLRVGDELELAGADEAVRVRGLHTLREARPEVTAVARVAVNLRGTPRDRIGRGDALLSPGRFHRTDLVDVRLTGDPAADLPAALTLHVGSAAVPARVRPLGPDTVRLRLARPLPLRVGDRALLRDPGRHHVSGGVRVLDVAPPPLARRGAAAARAQVLAELDGRPDLAGELRRRRLIRAGALLRMGVPVHAERGRDRPACAEPVAGDWLADPPHWRWLGEQVTEEVSRYAREHPLEPGMPVDALRQRLALPDRVLVEALVRPPLRIHAGRVGAAGADALPEPVARAVQRVRAEYGDRPFRAPEADHLVDLGLGPREIGAAVRAGALLRLADNVVLLPSALDDAVRVLAGLPQPFTLSAARQALDTTRRVAVPLLELLDRRGVTRRLPDDARIVVT is encoded by the coding sequence GTGTTCGTCGTCGCCACCGCCGGACACGTCGACCACGGCAAGTCGACACTGGTCCGGGCGTTGACCGGGATGGAACCCGACCGGTGGGCCGAGGAACGCCGCCGGGGGATGACCATCGACCTGGGCTTCGCCTGGACGACGCTGCCGTCCGGCGGCACGGTGGCCTTCGTCGACGTACCCGGGCACGAGCGGTTCGTGCCGAACATGCTCGCGGGTGTCGGCCCGGTGCCGGCGGCGCTGATCGTGGTGTCCGCCGACGAGGGGTGGATGCCGCAGTCCGCCGAGCACCTGGCCGCGCTCGACGCGCTCGGTGTCGCGTACGGCCTGCTGGCGGTGACCCGCGCGGACCTGGCCGACCCGGGGCCGGCCACTGCGCATGCCCGCGCCGAGATCGCGGCGACCAGCCTCGGCGCGGTGCCGGCGGTCGCGGTCAGCGGTCTCACCGGCGCGGGCCTGCCGGAGCTGCGGTCCGCCCTGGACCGGCTCGCCGCCCGGGTGCCCGCGCCGCTGGTGGACGACCCGGTGCGCCTCTGGGTCGACCGCAGCTTCACGGTGCGGGGCAGCGGCACCGTGGTCACCGGCACCCTCGGCGGCGGACGGTTGCGGGTGGGCGACGAGTTGGAGCTGGCCGGGGCCGACGAAGCGGTCCGGGTACGTGGTCTGCACACCCTGCGGGAGGCCCGACCGGAGGTGACGGCGGTGGCCCGGGTGGCGGTCAACCTGCGCGGTACGCCCCGCGACCGGATCGGCCGTGGCGACGCGCTGCTCAGCCCGGGCCGGTTCCACCGCACCGACCTCGTCGACGTGCGGCTGACCGGCGATCCCGCGGCCGACCTGCCGGCCGCCCTCACCCTGCACGTCGGGTCGGCGGCGGTGCCGGCCCGGGTCCGCCCGCTCGGCCCGGACACCGTACGCCTGCGGTTGGCCCGTCCGTTGCCGTTGCGGGTCGGCGACCGGGCGCTGCTGCGCGACCCGGGTCGGCACCACGTCAGCGGCGGGGTGCGGGTGCTGGACGTCGCGCCGCCGCCGCTGGCCCGCCGGGGTGCCGCCGCCGCCCGCGCGCAGGTCCTCGCCGAGCTGGACGGTCGTCCCGACCTGGCCGGGGAGCTGCGCCGCCGCCGGCTGATCCGGGCCGGCGCGTTGCTCCGGATGGGTGTGCCGGTGCACGCCGAGCGGGGGCGTGACCGGCCGGCGTGCGCGGAGCCGGTGGCCGGTGACTGGTTGGCCGACCCGCCGCACTGGCGGTGGCTCGGCGAGCAGGTGACCGAGGAGGTCTCCCGCTACGCCCGGGAACACCCGTTGGAGCCCGGGATGCCGGTGGACGCGCTGCGTCAGCGTCTCGCCCTGCCCGACCGGGTGCTGGTCGAGGCGCTGGTCCGGCCGCCGCTGCGGATCCACGCCGGGCGGGTCGGGGCGGCGGGCGCCGACGCGCTGCCGGAGCCGGTGGCCCGGGCCGTGCAGCGGGTTCGCGCCGAGTACGGCGACCGTCCGTTCCGGGCGCCCGAGGCGGACCACCTCGTCGACCTGGGTCTGGGCCCACGCGAGATCGGCGCGGCGGTGCGGGCCGGTGCCCTGCTGCGGCTGGCCGACAACGTGGTGCTGCTGCCCAGTGCGCTCGACGATGCGGTCCGGGTCCTGGCGGGGCTGCCGCAGCCGTTCACGCTCTCCGCGGCCCGGCAGGCGTTGGACACCACCCGCCGGGTGGCGGTGCCGCTGCTGGAGCTGCTGGACCGCCGAGGCGTGACCCGGCGACTGCCCGACGACGCCCGGATCGTCGTCACCTGA
- a CDS encoding hemolysin family protein: MGGQLGQLALVAVLVLVNAALSGSEMALVTLREGQLRRLGRRSRAGDRLVRLSRDPNRYLATIQLGITLAGFLASAAAAVSLSEPLVGPLGFLGGAARPAAVLLVTVLLTFVTLVLGELAPKRLAMQRAERWALLSAGPLDLLARVSRPAVWLLSRATDAVVRLAGGDPRANREEMTEEELREMLASQRGLSAQQREILTGAFDIAGRTLREILVARREVTTLPASLGADEGVRRLAAAGRSRAPVTGPGGLDEVLGVVHIRDLVRAGAAAVGERVRSPLLLPVTLPVADALRQLRQQHQQLALVVDEHGGIDGMVTMEDLLAEVVGELYDETDRDVHGVVREPDGSLLVPGDFPLHDLPDLGVRLSFPLSRDYTTVAGLVLARLRHLPGEAGETVRLPGLTLEVVEVADRAVRRVRLRGFVSDR; this comes from the coding sequence ATGGGCGGTCAGCTCGGGCAGTTGGCGCTGGTGGCCGTCCTGGTGCTGGTCAACGCCGCGCTCTCGGGCAGTGAGATGGCGTTGGTGACGCTGCGCGAGGGGCAGTTGCGGCGGTTGGGTCGGCGCAGCCGCGCGGGCGACCGGTTGGTGCGGTTGTCCCGTGACCCGAACCGCTACCTGGCCACCATCCAACTCGGCATCACCCTGGCGGGATTCCTCGCGTCGGCGGCGGCTGCGGTGTCGCTGTCCGAGCCGCTGGTCGGCCCGTTGGGTTTCCTCGGCGGTGCGGCCCGCCCCGCCGCGGTGCTGCTGGTGACGGTGCTGTTGACGTTCGTCACGCTGGTGCTGGGCGAGTTGGCCCCGAAGCGGCTGGCCATGCAGCGGGCAGAGCGGTGGGCGCTGCTGAGCGCCGGTCCACTGGACCTGCTCGCCCGGGTGTCCCGGCCGGCGGTGTGGCTGCTCAGTCGGGCCACCGACGCGGTCGTGCGGCTCGCCGGGGGTGACCCGCGGGCCAACCGGGAGGAGATGACCGAGGAGGAGTTGCGGGAGATGCTGGCCAGCCAGCGCGGGCTCTCCGCCCAGCAGCGGGAGATCCTGACCGGCGCGTTCGACATCGCCGGTCGCACCCTGCGCGAGATCCTGGTGGCCCGCCGGGAGGTGACGACGCTGCCGGCCAGCCTCGGCGCCGACGAGGGGGTGCGCCGGCTCGCCGCCGCCGGGCGGTCCCGCGCCCCGGTGACCGGTCCCGGGGGCCTGGACGAGGTGCTCGGTGTGGTGCACATCCGTGACCTGGTGCGGGCCGGTGCCGCAGCGGTGGGCGAGCGGGTCCGGTCGCCGCTGCTGCTGCCGGTGACCCTGCCGGTCGCCGACGCGCTGCGTCAGCTTCGCCAGCAGCATCAGCAACTGGCGCTGGTGGTCGACGAGCACGGCGGCATCGACGGCATGGTCACCATGGAGGACCTGCTGGCCGAGGTGGTCGGCGAGTTGTACGACGAGACCGACCGGGACGTGCACGGTGTGGTCCGGGAGCCGGACGGGTCCCTGCTGGTGCCCGGTGACTTCCCGCTGCACGACCTGCCCGATCTGGGGGTGCGGCTGAGTTTCCCGTTGTCCCGCGACTACACGACGGTGGCGGGGTTGGTGCTGGCCCGGCTGCGGCACCTGCCCGGCGAGGCGGGGGAGACGGTGCGCCTGCCCGGGTTGACCCTGGAGGTCGTGGAGGTCGCCGACCGGGCCGTCCGTCGGGTGCGGCTGCGCGGGTTCGTCAGCGACAGGTGA
- a CDS encoding CDP-alcohol phosphatidyltransferase family protein has protein sequence MSRRPARAEQPPDTGDQTPGNQVLTLPNLISFGRLLGVPLFLYLFLVSRADVAAIVVLAIGGTTDWVDGWIARRLRQVSRLGELLDPLADRLYILATLVAFTAREVVPWQFTAALLARELLLLGSLAVLRRYGYGPPPVHYVGKTATFLLLAAFPVLLLATEWSAAATATAAIGWGLAWWGLVLYWVAGAMYVVQAARLVRAARDPGGAA, from the coding sequence GTGTCGCGTCGGCCGGCCCGGGCAGAGCAACCGCCGGACACCGGTGACCAGACCCCCGGCAACCAGGTGCTCACCCTGCCCAACCTGATCAGCTTCGGGCGCCTGCTGGGCGTGCCGCTCTTCCTCTACCTCTTCCTGGTCAGCCGGGCCGACGTGGCGGCGATCGTCGTGCTCGCCATCGGCGGCACCACCGACTGGGTCGACGGTTGGATAGCCCGCCGCCTGCGCCAGGTGAGCCGACTCGGCGAGCTGCTCGACCCCCTCGCGGACCGGCTCTACATCCTCGCCACCCTGGTCGCCTTCACCGCGCGTGAGGTGGTGCCGTGGCAGTTCACCGCGGCGCTGCTGGCCCGCGAGTTGCTCCTGCTCGGCTCGCTGGCGGTGCTGCGTCGCTACGGGTACGGGCCGCCGCCGGTGCACTACGTGGGCAAGACCGCCACGTTCCTGCTGCTCGCGGCGTTCCCGGTGTTGCTGTTGGCGACCGAGTGGAGCGCCGCGGCGACGGCGACGGCAGCGATCGGGTGGGGACTGGCCTGGTGGGGCCTGGTGCTCTACTGGGTGGCCGGCGCGATGTACGTCGTACAGGCGGCTCGGTTGGTGCGCGCTGCGCGTGACCCGGGAGGGGCGGCGTGA
- a CDS encoding universal stress protein, with product MNSANNAAVVVGVDGSEPALRAVRLAAGEAARRHRPLRVVHGFIWPLLHVPTSPAPGAPPGGGLRHGAEELVKAAVAEAEATAPGLSISGEIIDGEAAAVLVGESTTAALIVLGDRGLGGFSALVVGSVAVQVAAYADCPVLVARGAHRPDEPVLVAVDGSAASREAADFAAETAVSRGVPLVALHAYRHPGSSGPGDMQPLVYDEAKLHGQQERMLAEWLTGLTEAHPTVRLTCKAVRGRTGSVLAEATRSAQLVVVGGQGRGEVTGLLLGSVSQSLLHHAQCPVAVVRGPH from the coding sequence GTGAACTCGGCGAACAACGCTGCGGTGGTGGTCGGCGTGGACGGCTCGGAGCCGGCGCTGCGCGCCGTACGCCTCGCCGCCGGCGAGGCCGCGCGGCGGCACCGACCGCTGCGGGTCGTCCACGGATTCATCTGGCCGCTGCTGCACGTGCCGACCTCGCCCGCCCCGGGCGCGCCGCCCGGTGGCGGGCTACGCCACGGGGCCGAGGAACTGGTCAAGGCAGCGGTGGCCGAGGCCGAGGCGACCGCGCCCGGCCTGTCGATCTCCGGTGAGATCATCGACGGCGAGGCAGCCGCGGTGCTGGTGGGCGAATCCACCACCGCCGCGCTCATCGTGCTCGGCGACCGCGGACTGGGCGGCTTCTCCGCGCTGGTGGTCGGCTCGGTCGCGGTGCAGGTCGCCGCGTACGCCGACTGCCCGGTGCTGGTGGCCCGCGGCGCGCATCGCCCCGACGAGCCGGTGCTGGTCGCGGTGGACGGTTCGGCGGCCTCCCGCGAGGCGGCCGACTTCGCCGCCGAGACCGCCGTGTCCCGCGGTGTGCCGCTGGTCGCGCTGCACGCCTACCGGCACCCCGGCAGCAGCGGTCCCGGCGACATGCAACCCCTGGTGTACGACGAGGCGAAGCTGCACGGCCAGCAGGAGCGGATGCTCGCCGAGTGGCTGACCGGGCTGACCGAGGCCCACCCGACGGTGCGGCTCACCTGCAAGGCGGTACGCGGACGAACCGGCAGCGTGCTCGCCGAGGCGACCCGCTCCGCCCAACTGGTGGTGGTGGGTGGGCAGGGGCGCGGCGAGGTGACCGGGTTGCTGCTGGGGTCGGTGAGTCAGTCGCTGCTGCACCACGCGCAGTGCCCGGTCGCCGTGGTACGCGGGCCGCACTAG
- a CDS encoding phosphatidylethanolamine-binding protein — protein sequence MPGPRPGSNAYDKQRARLRNAIDDSGRRVPDGKANQVANRILQEDRGQRGVVRGDRTYGPKSEREPGDPK from the coding sequence ATGCCAGGACCACGGCCCGGCAGCAACGCGTACGACAAGCAGCGGGCGCGGTTGCGCAACGCGATCGACGACTCCGGACGCCGTGTACCCGACGGCAAGGCCAACCAGGTCGCGAACCGGATCCTGCAGGAGGATCGCGGCCAACGAGGCGTGGTGCGCGGCGACCGTACGTACGGCCCGAAGAGCGAGCGCGAACCGGGCGACCCGAAGTGA
- a CDS encoding PP2C family protein-serine/threonine phosphatase — MVDVPDVVSRALRDAPPDQLAEAADRVIRSTMGALRTDVFVADYRISGLWPLLDPDLPAAGFLACHTVAQRCFSSQQPVRDGEGPCRLYLPLTVWGERLGVLLIELSDVPGPAVTGRATDMAGALAVAMRAADRETDRYRRARRRERLTMAAEMQWDLLPGRSVAHEAFDLAGQLEPAYSVGGDHFDWSLDGHRLTLTVLNGEGSGLAASMLTSVTVNAMRNARRSGGGLVEQAELASDTVFYQHRGQRYVATLLLEVDTRSGQVRAVDAGSPHLLRMRGSVVEQIKLDQQLPLGMFAETRYELQELRLEPGDRLFVVSDGVWAAEPPGQEPYGQRVMARSLRATRLQPAAEAVGTVMRELHAYHAESDLRDDAVVVCLDWRGPRERGNG; from the coding sequence ATGGTGGACGTGCCGGACGTGGTGTCGCGCGCGCTGCGCGACGCCCCGCCCGACCAGCTGGCGGAGGCGGCGGACCGGGTGATCCGGTCGACGATGGGTGCGCTGCGCACCGACGTGTTCGTCGCCGACTACCGGATCAGCGGGCTGTGGCCGCTGCTGGATCCGGACCTGCCGGCGGCGGGTTTCCTGGCCTGTCACACCGTGGCGCAGCGCTGTTTCAGCAGCCAGCAGCCGGTGCGCGACGGCGAGGGCCCGTGCCGGCTGTACCTGCCCCTGACGGTGTGGGGGGAACGGCTGGGTGTGCTGCTGATCGAGCTTTCCGACGTACCCGGCCCGGCGGTCACCGGCCGCGCGACGGACATGGCCGGCGCTCTGGCGGTGGCGATGCGCGCGGCCGACCGGGAGACCGACCGTTACCGGCGGGCGCGCCGCCGCGAGCGACTCACGATGGCCGCCGAGATGCAGTGGGACCTGCTGCCCGGTCGCAGCGTGGCGCACGAGGCCTTCGACCTGGCGGGTCAGCTGGAGCCGGCGTACTCCGTGGGTGGGGACCACTTCGACTGGTCCCTGGACGGGCACCGTCTCACCCTGACGGTGCTCAACGGCGAGGGCAGCGGTCTGGCCGCGTCGATGCTGACCTCGGTCACGGTCAACGCGATGCGCAACGCGCGTCGTTCCGGCGGGGGCCTGGTGGAGCAGGCCGAGTTGGCCTCGGACACGGTCTTCTACCAACACCGGGGCCAGCGGTACGTGGCCACCCTGCTGCTGGAGGTGGACACTCGCAGCGGTCAGGTGCGGGCGGTCGATGCCGGTTCCCCGCACCTGCTGCGGATGCGGGGGTCCGTGGTGGAACAGATCAAGCTGGACCAGCAGCTGCCGTTGGGGATGTTCGCGGAGACTCGCTACGAGCTGCAGGAGTTGCGCCTCGAACCGGGTGACCGCCTGTTCGTGGTGAGCGACGGGGTGTGGGCCGCCGAGCCCCCGGGTCAGGAGCCGTACGGGCAGCGCGTGATGGCGCGCTCCCTGCGCGCCACGCGGTTGCAGCCGGCGGCCGAGGCGGTTGGTACGGTGATGCGCGAGCTGCACGCCTACCACGCGGAGTCCGATCTGCGGGACGACGCAGTCGTGGTCTGTCTGGACTGGCGCGGTCCACGTGAGCGGGGCAACGGGTGA
- a CDS encoding MarR family transcriptional regulator produces the protein MERPADLAAAINAAAEALIAVLDSAASRHQVPPTQLRVLTLISGRQETNVNGLAELLDVVPSSASRLCDRLEATGLLRRVADPRDRREVRLVPTPAALTLLGELAERRQRAVQAVLDRMPTRMQHDLLLALVGFARAATQPGPEQQTDPAAQTA, from the coding sequence GTGGAGCGACCTGCGGATCTCGCCGCGGCGATCAACGCGGCTGCCGAGGCACTGATCGCCGTCCTCGACTCGGCCGCGTCGCGCCACCAGGTGCCGCCCACCCAGTTGCGGGTGCTGACACTGATCAGTGGCCGGCAGGAGACCAACGTCAACGGGTTGGCGGAGCTACTGGACGTGGTGCCGTCGTCGGCGAGCCGTCTCTGCGACCGGCTGGAGGCGACCGGGCTGTTGCGTCGGGTGGCCGATCCACGGGACCGACGCGAGGTGCGGCTGGTGCCGACCCCGGCCGCGTTGACCCTGTTGGGGGAGTTGGCCGAGCGACGGCAGCGTGCGGTGCAGGCGGTGTTGGATCGGATGCCGACGCGGATGCAACACGATCTGTTGCTGGCGTTGGTCGGGTTCGCCCGGGCGGCGACGCAGCCGGGGCCCGAGCAGCAGACCGATCCGGCGGCGCAGACGGCCTGA
- a CDS encoding SAM-dependent methyltransferase: MGEPDQPSTARMIDFWLGGEHHFPVDVAAASAFEQAYGPCAPVFRELRAFLGRAVRAMVEQGVDGFLVFGAGVPTRGNVHEVATDATVLYTDVDPVTIRLGQSILAGSDRAGYGFGDATDIGTIDPAQLHRFVPGWGRRPVGVVFLGLAAFLDDDTLTHTLDELYAAAAPGSLLAVDFDTEELAGHPQALAMMGPQFRMRPPAAFTPLLGRWVPTGDGIVPVTDWRPEGPPAQVPDAFHGVLATRAGD, translated from the coding sequence ATGGGTGAACCGGACCAGCCGAGCACCGCGCGGATGATCGACTTTTGGCTCGGTGGGGAGCACCACTTCCCGGTCGACGTGGCCGCCGCGAGCGCGTTCGAGCAGGCGTACGGGCCGTGCGCACCGGTGTTCCGGGAGCTGCGGGCGTTCCTGGGCCGGGCGGTGCGGGCGATGGTCGAGCAGGGTGTGGACGGTTTCCTGGTGTTCGGCGCCGGGGTGCCTACCCGCGGCAACGTGCACGAGGTCGCCACCGACGCGACGGTGCTCTACACCGACGTCGACCCGGTCACCATCCGGCTGGGGCAGAGCATCCTCGCCGGTAGCGACCGGGCCGGCTACGGCTTCGGTGACGCGACCGACATCGGAACGATCGACCCGGCGCAGTTGCACCGCTTCGTGCCGGGCTGGGGGCGACGGCCGGTCGGGGTGGTCTTCCTCGGGCTCGCCGCGTTCCTCGACGACGACACGCTGACCCACACGCTCGACGAGCTGTACGCCGCTGCCGCACCGGGCAGCCTGCTCGCCGTGGACTTCGACACCGAGGAGCTGGCGGGTCACCCGCAGGCCCTGGCGATGATGGGGCCGCAGTTCCGGATGCGTCCGCCGGCGGCGTTCACGCCCCTGCTGGGTCGCTGGGTGCCGACGGGGGACGGGATCGTCCCCGTCACCGATTGGCGGCCGGAGGGTCCACCGGCGCAGGTGCCCGACGCGTTCCACGGCGTGCTCGCGACCCGGGCTGGCGACTGA
- the selA gene encoding L-seryl-tRNA(Sec) selenium transferase has translation MGDGPTDPRRRVPRTDTLLADPRLAAASATLGRDRVKAVIARAQDRARRGELHPDEVRDAAVAALPTAGPRVVLNATGVVLHTNLGRAPLSSAAVAAVVAAAGHTDVELDLGTGRRARRGRDALDALAAAVPDAGAVHVVNNGAAALVLAATALAAGREIVVSRGELVEIGDGFRLPDLLESTGARLREVGTTNRTTLADYAAALGPQTGFVLKVHPSNFQVTGFTSATPVRQLATLGVPVVADIGSGLLAPDPLLPDEPDAASTLRAGAALVTASGDKLLGGPQAGLLLGDVEVIDRLRRHPLARALRVDKLTLAALAATVHQPDTPTRSALHADPGALRERVERLRDRLGADGRKAEVVPAVAVVGGGGAPGVELDSWALSLPERYAGPLRTGEQPVLGRVVRGRLLLDLRCVPAEADEAVRTAVLRVPGDD, from the coding sequence CCAGGACCGGGCCCGCCGGGGCGAACTGCACCCGGACGAGGTACGCGACGCCGCGGTCGCCGCGCTGCCCACGGCCGGCCCCCGCGTGGTGCTCAACGCGACCGGCGTCGTGTTGCACACCAACCTGGGCCGGGCGCCGTTGTCGTCCGCCGCCGTCGCCGCGGTGGTCGCCGCCGCCGGGCACACCGACGTGGAACTGGACCTGGGCACCGGCCGACGGGCCCGTCGCGGCCGGGACGCCCTCGACGCGCTGGCCGCCGCCGTGCCCGACGCGGGCGCCGTACACGTGGTCAACAACGGCGCCGCCGCGCTGGTGCTGGCCGCCACCGCGCTGGCCGCCGGCCGGGAGATCGTGGTCAGCCGGGGTGAGCTGGTCGAGATCGGCGACGGTTTCCGCCTGCCCGACCTGCTGGAGAGCACCGGCGCGCGGCTGCGGGAGGTGGGCACCACCAACCGCACCACCCTCGCCGACTACGCCGCCGCCCTCGGCCCGCAGACCGGCTTCGTGCTGAAGGTGCACCCGTCGAACTTCCAGGTCACCGGCTTCACCTCGGCGACCCCGGTGCGACAACTGGCCACCCTCGGCGTGCCGGTGGTCGCGGACATCGGCTCCGGGCTGCTCGCTCCGGATCCGCTGCTGCCCGACGAACCGGACGCGGCCAGCACCCTTCGCGCCGGCGCGGCGCTGGTCACGGCCAGCGGCGACAAGCTGCTCGGCGGCCCGCAGGCGGGGCTGCTGCTCGGTGACGTCGAGGTGATCGACCGGTTGCGTCGTCACCCACTTGCCCGGGCGCTGCGGGTGGACAAGCTCACCCTGGCCGCGCTGGCCGCGACAGTGCACCAGCCGGACACACCGACCCGGTCAGCCCTGCACGCCGACCCCGGTGCCCTGCGCGAACGGGTGGAGCGACTGCGCGACCGGCTCGGCGCGGACGGCCGCAAGGCGGAGGTGGTGCCGGCCGTCGCGGTGGTCGGCGGCGGCGGAGCACCCGGCGTGGAGCTGGACTCGTGGGCGCTGAGCCTGCCCGAACGGTACGCGGGGCCGCTGCGTACCGGTGAGCAGCCGGTGCTCGGTCGGGTGGTCCGGGGTCGGCTCCTGCTCGACCTGCGGTGCGTGCCGGCCGAGGCCGACGAGGCGGTCCGGACGGCCGTGCTGCGCGTCCCCGGGGACGACTGA